GTGCTTCAAAACGTTCTAATTGATCAATTGGATCGTTCAATTCGCTAAAGGCATTGGCATATTCTTTACCATTGATGAACAATTCAAAACGGTCAGTGAAACGAGCGTCTTCTTCATTCATTTTGGCAAGTGGTGAAATTTCTTTTGGATGTCCAAAGACAAAAGTTGGTTGAATCAATGTTTCTTCAACGTATTTTTCGAAAAATTCATTGATGATATGACCCACAGAAGTGAAGTGTTTTTCAACATGAATGCCGTGTTCTTTGGCGAGTGCTGCAGCTTCTTCAAAGCTCATTTCTTGCCAGAAATCAACACCAGAAACTTCTTTAATGGCGTCAACCATGTGTACACGCTTGAATTTGCCGCCGACATTAATTTCTTTACCGTCGTATTCGAGGATGTCTTTGCCGACAACCGTTTTAGCGACGTGTTGGAAAATTCCTTCAGTCAAATCCATGATGTCTTCAAAATCAGCATAAGCTTCATAAGATTCCATCGTTGTAAATTCTGGATTGTGCGTCATATCCATTCCTTCATTACGGAAAACACGGCCAAGTTCGTAAACTTTTTCCATGCCACCGACAATCAGGCGTTTCAAGTGCAACTCAGTCGCAATGCGCAAAGCCATGTCGATATCCAAAGAATTGTGGTGTGTGTAGAAAGGACGAGCCGCAGCACCACCAGCTTCATTATTCAAAACAGGAGTTTCCACTTCAAGATAGCCACGTCCGTCCATGTAACGACGGATTTCGCTGATGATTTTAGAACGAGTCACAAAGCGATTGAAACTTTCTTTATTAGAAATCAAATCCAAATAACGTTTGCGGTAACGTGTTTCAGTATCTTGCAAACCGTGGAATTTTTCAGGCAAAGGACGAAGTGCTTTTGAGAGAAAAGTCAATTTTTTGGCTTTAATTGACAATTCACCCATATCAGTTTTCATGATTTCGCCTTCAACTCCGAGGAAATCTCCGAGGTCAGCTTTTTTGAAAATTTCATAGTTTTCTTCGCCGACTTCATCTTTACGAACATAAAGTTGAATTTGACCTTCGCGGTCTTGCAAATGTGCAAAGCCGACTTTACCCTTGCCTCGCTTAGTCATCAAACGACCAGCAACGATGCCAGACAAAGCAAGTTCGTGCAATTCTTCTTTTGATTTTTCATCATAAGTGTCATGCAATTCTTGCGAGTTATGTGTACGGGTAAATTTATGTCCAAATGGATCAATGCCTGACTCACGCAAATTTTCCATTTTTTCGCGGCGGACTTTCATTTGGTCATTAAGTTCTTCAATTTCAGCCAAAATAATACTCCTTGTAAATTTTATTCTCTCTATTTTAACATATTTTTAGGAAATTAA
The DNA window shown above is from Lactococcus sp. S-13 and carries:
- the lysS gene encoding lysine--tRNA ligase, which codes for MAEIEELNDQMKVRREKMENLRESGIDPFGHKFTRTHNSQELHDTYDEKSKEELHELALSGIVAGRLMTKRGKGKVGFAHLQDREGQIQLYVRKDEVGEENYEIFKKADLGDFLGVEGEIMKTDMGELSIKAKKLTFLSKALRPLPEKFHGLQDTETRYRKRYLDLISNKESFNRFVTRSKIISEIRRYMDGRGYLEVETPVLNNEAGGAAARPFYTHHNSLDIDMALRIATELHLKRLIVGGMEKVYELGRVFRNEGMDMTHNPEFTTMESYEAYADFEDIMDLTEGIFQHVAKTVVGKDILEYDGKEINVGGKFKRVHMVDAIKEVSGVDFWQEMSFEEAAALAKEHGIHVEKHFTSVGHIINEFFEKYVEETLIQPTFVFGHPKEISPLAKMNEEDARFTDRFELFINGKEYANAFSELNDPIDQLERFEAQAKAKELGDDEATGVDYDYVEALEHGMPPTGGLGIGIDRLVMLFTGTTSIRDVLLFPTMK